The following coding sequences lie in one Synechococcus sp. CC9902 genomic window:
- a CDS encoding BMC domain-containing protein, translating into MATPSSTPRRRSTAANKTVDVKPVAATTAAASAGATDKGKTAQAAQKSSSPASKSIAKTPPRGGGLAPSGAGSNARVGGVALGMIETRGMVPAIEAADAMTKAAEVSLVCREYVGGGYVTVMVRGETGAVNAAVRAGADACERVGDGLVAAHIIARPNDGVEPALVGTGAIRRS; encoded by the coding sequence ATGGCTACTCCTTCCTCCACACCGCGTCGTCGCAGTACTGCTGCTAACAAGACAGTTGATGTGAAGCCGGTTGCTGCGACCACGGCTGCAGCAAGCGCAGGCGCGACTGACAAGGGGAAGACCGCTCAGGCCGCTCAGAAGTCGTCGAGCCCTGCCTCGAAATCAATAGCAAAAACGCCTCCGAGGGGTGGTGGCTTGGCCCCATCCGGTGCAGGCTCGAACGCCCGTGTCGGTGGAGTTGCCCTTGGCATGATTGAAACTCGCGGCATGGTTCCAGCGATTGAAGCCGCTGATGCAATGACCAAAGCTGCGGAAGTGAGCTTGGTTTGCCGTGAATATGTCGGTGGTGGATATGTGACGGTGATGGTGCGTGGTGAGACCGGTGCAGTGAACGCTGCAGTGCGTGCCGGTGCCGACGCCTGCGAGCGTGTCGGCGATGGCCTCGTGGCTGCCCACATCATTGCCCGCCCCAATGATGGTGTTGAGCCAGCTCTCGTTGGCACAGGAGCGATCCGTCGCAGTTGA
- a CDS encoding 4a-hydroxytetrahydrobiopterin dehydratase: MDQWQERKRPVCLERRYEFESYNATRDFLDRLGEFSETTQRFPDISFGKTYVNITLRPESDEADAVLTDADRSFAVEIDALIR, encoded by the coding sequence ATGGATCAGTGGCAGGAACGCAAGCGCCCGGTTTGTCTTGAGCGGCGCTACGAATTCGAGAGTTACAACGCCACCAGGGATTTCTTGGATCGCCTTGGGGAGTTCAGTGAGACAACCCAACGCTTTCCCGATATCAGTTTTGGAAAAACGTATGTGAACATCACGCTTCGCCCTGAGTCGGATGAGGCTGATGCTGTTTTGACGGATGCGGATCGCAGTTTTGCGGTAGAGATTGATGCCCTCATCCGTTGA
- a CDS encoding carboxysome peptide B yields MEIMQVSDTLICTFRVAGLDHMHLRILVNNKGKKLVAVDPVGARKGNWVFTASGSAARHACPDNTVLTDLTIGGIIDHWTPDG; encoded by the coding sequence ATGGAGATCATGCAGGTATCCGACACGTTGATCTGCACCTTCCGCGTTGCCGGTTTGGATCACATGCATTTGCGCATTCTTGTGAATAACAAGGGCAAGAAACTGGTTGCTGTTGATCCTGTAGGCGCCAGAAAGGGCAACTGGGTTTTCACCGCTAGCGGTTCGGCTGCGCGGCATGCCTGCCCAGATAACACCGTGCTTACCGATCTCACCATCGGCGGGATCATCGATCACTGGACGCCGGACGGATAG
- a CDS encoding CO2 hydration protein, translating to MTTTVKPITAPVLPDQEELIQRLLSDSPLLADTQDHLVQVVNVLETYGIVLDAYSKNLVDQGEKQLLNPFPIFRFFHEGLTPKRLWDHLLGDRINFEYAEYCQKAMFWHGTGGLDAYLDSEPFQDVCQRIIQRKAQRDPLLALTNKLYPGFAPESIRSLTTIYCLGLFWRVMSDLFVDLARRYAIKEVTCVNDVVHHIRDGLVAAAANPITYGVDVAGEKIWVLPPEAGLTFLVDVAVPYVEAVFFRGMPFLGTVSYNAQARQISPDISDFKYGALYADPIPSMGAGIPPSLCMKDMFRHLPEELGRWYDDHGRGQVDVHVQICVSFQKSMFCVTNGAIAGTMPHALDTTDADQQAANRAYAEAWSGRLMGCQRGALL from the coding sequence ATGACCACAACAGTGAAACCAATCACAGCGCCTGTTCTCCCCGATCAAGAGGAATTAATTCAGCGCCTGTTGTCTGACTCCCCGTTGTTGGCGGATACGCAAGACCATCTCGTTCAGGTGGTGAATGTGTTGGAGACCTATGGAATCGTTCTTGATGCTTACAGCAAAAACTTGGTGGATCAAGGAGAGAAGCAGTTGCTCAATCCTTTCCCCATTTTTCGTTTTTTCCACGAGGGGTTAACGCCAAAGCGGCTCTGGGATCACCTTCTCGGTGATCGGATTAATTTCGAGTACGCCGAATATTGTCAAAAAGCGATGTTCTGGCATGGCACTGGGGGCCTTGATGCCTATCTCGATAGTGAGCCTTTTCAGGATGTTTGCCAGAGGATCATCCAGCGAAAAGCCCAGCGCGATCCTTTGCTGGCCCTCACCAACAAGTTGTATCCAGGGTTTGCTCCGGAGTCGATTCGTTCTCTCACCACGATCTATTGCTTGGGCTTGTTCTGGCGTGTGATGAGTGATCTTTTCGTTGATTTGGCTCGTCGCTATGCGATCAAGGAAGTCACCTGTGTCAACGATGTGGTGCATCACATCCGTGATGGGCTTGTTGCTGCTGCCGCTAACCCAATCACCTACGGGGTGGATGTGGCGGGAGAAAAAATCTGGGTGTTGCCCCCGGAAGCTGGTCTCACATTTTTGGTGGATGTCGCTGTTCCTTACGTGGAAGCGGTGTTTTTTAGGGGTATGCCGTTCCTCGGCACCGTGTCTTACAACGCCCAGGCACGTCAGATTTCACCAGACATCAGTGATTTCAAGTACGGCGCTCTATACGCCGATCCGATTCCCAGCATGGGAGCTGGTATTCCCCCCAGTCTCTGCATGAAAGATATGTTCCGGCATCTGCCGGAGGAACTCGGTCGTTGGTACGACGATCACGGCCGTGGCCAAGTTGATGTGCATGTTCAAATCTGCGTCAGTTTCCAGAAGTCGATGTTCTGTGTCACCAACGGGGCGATTGCTGGAACGATGCCCCATGCGCTCGATACCACCGATGCTGATCAACAAGCTGCCAACCGCGCCTATGCCGAGGCTTGGTCTGGGCGGTTGATGGGCTGTCAGCGGGGAGCGCTCCTCTAG
- the cbbX gene encoding CbbX protein, which translates to MPSSVDLAAAYAESGVADVQEQLDRELIGLTSVKTRIREIAALLLVDQARQQMDLPSTAPSLHMSFTGRPGTGKTTVAQRMSQILHRLGYLRKGHLVTATRDDLVGQYVGHTAPKTKEMIKRAQGGVLFIDEAYYLYKPGNERDYGAEAIEILLQEMERQRTDFVVIFAGYKDKMETFYSSNPGLSSRVAHHLDFPDYSDQELMAIADLLLEAQHYCLSPEANEAFEEYIGRRRQLPFFANARSIRNAIDRARLRQANRLFERMGDAFTKDDLMTIEASDIRASRVFAGEVEGHHPGLSPA; encoded by the coding sequence ATGCCCTCATCCGTTGATTTAGCGGCGGCCTATGCCGAATCTGGGGTCGCCGATGTTCAAGAGCAGCTGGACCGTGAGCTGATTGGTCTGACGTCGGTGAAGACGCGGATTCGTGAGATTGCAGCGCTGTTGCTCGTGGATCAGGCACGGCAACAGATGGATCTCCCCAGCACGGCTCCGAGTTTGCACATGTCCTTTACAGGGCGTCCTGGCACAGGAAAAACCACCGTTGCGCAGCGCATGTCGCAAATCCTCCACCGTTTGGGATATTTGCGTAAAGGGCATTTGGTGACGGCGACCCGGGATGATCTGGTTGGTCAATATGTGGGCCACACAGCGCCAAAAACAAAAGAGATGATCAAGCGTGCCCAGGGTGGTGTGCTGTTTATCGATGAGGCCTATTACCTCTATAAGCCAGGAAATGAGCGGGACTATGGCGCCGAGGCGATTGAGATCCTGTTGCAGGAAATGGAGCGACAACGAACGGATTTTGTCGTGATTTTTGCTGGCTACAAAGACAAAATGGAGACTTTTTATAGCTCCAATCCAGGCCTTTCATCGCGGGTAGCGCACCATCTTGATTTTCCCGATTACAGCGATCAAGAGTTGATGGCCATTGCAGATTTGTTGCTTGAAGCTCAGCACTATTGCTTGAGTCCTGAAGCAAATGAGGCCTTTGAGGAGTACATCGGTCGACGCCGTCAGCTGCCGTTTTTTGCGAATGCCCGATCGATTCGCAATGCCATCGATCGAGCACGACTGCGTCAGGCAAATCGATTGTTTGAGCGGATGGGAGACGCCTTTACAAAGGACGACTTGATGACCATTGAGGCTTCGGACATTCGTGCGAGTCGAGTGTTCGCTGGGGAGGTGGAGGGACATCACCCAGGCTTGTCCCCTGCTTGA
- a CDS encoding NAD(P)H-quinone oxidoreductase subunit F, translated as MNQELSFSLLTAWLIPLYGFVGMLVSLPWAAGLFRRVAHRPAAYLNILLTLLAFVHGSVILQEVFQSGPVDLSYPWLTVADLELDISFSLSLTNLVALELITGLSLFSQVYSLGYMDKEWALARFFALLGFFEGAMSGVVLSDSLFQSYFLLEMLTLSTYLLVGFWYAQPLVITAARDAFLTKRVGDVLLLMGVVALCSFAGGMGFNDLYAWAATDSLSPLAATLLGLGLIAGPTGKCAQFPMHLWLDEAMEGPNPASILRNSVVVTCGAIVLLKVMPILQHSPVALTVLLVIGSISAIGGSLVALAQVDIKRTMSYSTTAHLGLVFIAIALQIPVLALLLLFSHAVSKALLSMSIGGVIASTNCQDITELGGLGSRMPATTTSFIIGGAGLVAFLPLGGFLAFAQSIELLSVRSIPFMAVFLITNALTALGLVRVFRHVFLGDALIKSRRAAEVNWQMALPMVALCVVVLLTPVLLVRLESLDGLLAFPLWAAGLVVGSGLIGLLAGALIPLSKAWSRSLNPVLRWFQDLLAYDFYTERFYRLTIVNVVAGFSRLAAWFDRNVVDGVLHGVARLSLQSAEGLKLSVSGQSQSYVLTVLVAIVLFLTAVSWFLT; from the coding sequence TTGAATCAGGAGCTTTCGTTCTCTCTGCTAACCGCCTGGTTGATTCCGTTGTACGGATTCGTCGGGATGCTTGTTTCCCTGCCCTGGGCAGCTGGCTTGTTCCGTCGTGTGGCCCATCGGCCAGCGGCCTATCTCAACATCTTGCTCACGCTGCTGGCCTTCGTGCATGGCAGCGTGATTCTCCAAGAGGTGTTTCAGTCCGGACCCGTTGATCTCTCCTATCCCTGGCTCACCGTTGCGGATTTGGAGCTCGACATCAGTTTCAGTTTGTCGCTGACCAACCTTGTCGCCCTCGAGCTGATCACAGGGTTGAGCCTGTTTTCCCAGGTGTATTCGCTTGGATATATGGATAAGGAATGGGCTTTGGCTCGTTTCTTTGCCTTGCTTGGCTTCTTTGAGGGAGCGATGAGTGGTGTGGTGCTGAGCGACTCACTCTTTCAGAGCTATTTCCTCTTGGAAATGCTCACCCTCTCCACTTATCTATTAGTCGGTTTTTGGTATGCCCAGCCTCTGGTGATCACTGCCGCGCGGGATGCCTTTCTCACCAAACGTGTGGGAGATGTGCTGCTGCTCATGGGCGTAGTGGCTCTATGCAGTTTTGCTGGAGGCATGGGATTCAATGACCTGTATGCATGGGCTGCCACTGATTCCCTGTCACCCCTTGCCGCAACGCTTTTGGGCCTTGGTTTAATCGCAGGGCCAACCGGAAAGTGCGCTCAGTTCCCGATGCATCTTTGGCTAGATGAAGCCATGGAGGGGCCGAATCCCGCTTCAATTTTGAGAAATTCGGTGGTGGTCACCTGTGGAGCCATCGTTTTGCTCAAGGTGATGCCCATCCTTCAGCACTCACCGGTGGCATTGACGGTGCTTTTAGTGATCGGAAGCATCAGTGCGATTGGCGGCTCTTTGGTGGCCTTGGCTCAGGTGGATATCAAGCGAACCATGTCGTATTCCACAACGGCACACCTGGGCTTGGTTTTTATCGCCATCGCTTTGCAAATTCCAGTGTTGGCTCTGCTGTTGTTGTTCTCCCATGCCGTCTCGAAAGCTTTGCTCTCGATGAGCATCGGAGGGGTGATTGCATCGACGAACTGCCAAGACATCACCGAACTGGGGGGCTTAGGCAGCCGGATGCCTGCCACCACCACGTCGTTCATCATCGGCGGGGCTGGTTTAGTCGCGTTCCTGCCGCTGGGAGGTTTTCTCGCTTTTGCTCAGTCGATCGAGTTGTTAAGCGTCCGCTCAATTCCGTTTATGGCGGTGTTCCTGATCACCAATGCGCTGACGGCCTTGGGTTTGGTTCGCGTCTTCCGGCATGTGTTCTTGGGTGATGCTTTGATCAAATCCCGTCGAGCCGCCGAGGTGAACTGGCAAATGGCGCTGCCGATGGTCGCCTTATGTGTCGTGGTTCTTCTCACGCCTGTTCTTCTGGTGCGCCTTGAATCCCTCGATGGTTTGCTGGCTTTTCCTTTGTGGGCGGCAGGACTGGTTGTTGGCAGTGGCTTGATTGGCCTGCTGGCAGGCGCCTTAATCCCCTTGAGCAAAGCTTGGTCGCGGTCGTTGAATCCAGTGCTCCGCTGGTTTCAGGATCTACTGGCCTACGACTTTTATACCGAGCGTTTTTATCGACTCACGATTGTCAATGTCGTGGCTGGTTTCTCCAGACTTGCGGCTTGGTTTGATCGCAACGTTGTCGACGGCGTTCTTCACGGTGTGGCTCGTTTGTCCTTGCAAAGTGCAGAAGGGCTCAAGCTCAGTGTGAGCGGTCAAAGCCAGTCGTATGTGCTCACGGTTCTGGTGGCCATTGTTCTTTTTCTCACAGCAGTGAGTTGGTTCCTCACTTAG
- a CDS encoding NADH-quinone oxidoreductase subunit M, with translation MLLSLLLLIPFSGALGLLLWPTTQSSERIRIGAIVILVVQCVASFALLLPFDPTDAALQLVEQARWVHSIGLDYALAVDGLSLPLVLMNAVLCLVAAVASRSIDNRPRIYFALLLVISGAVNGAFLSQNLLLFFLFYELELIPLWLLIAVWGGANRSYAATKFLIVTAVSGMLILGAFLGLAFVTGTMDFSLRPILSGELGLKAQFLLMGALLIGFGIKIPLFPFHTWLPDAHTEASTPVSVLLAGVLLKLGTYGLLRFCLGLFPEAWQLAAPWLAAWAAISVLYGSLAAIAQTDMKRMVAYSSVGHMGYVLLAAAAATPLGLMGALFQMISHGLISGVLFLLVGVVYARTGTRDLNVLRGLLNPERGLPLTGSLMIIGVMASAGIPGMAGFISEFLIFRGSLQPFPVATLLSMVGSGLTAVYFLLLVNRAFFGRLAIAPGEVANPRVLDRVSLREQVPAIALSLGVLALGLAPELLSNLSEAATTGLSQLSGGLS, from the coding sequence ATGTTGCTCTCGCTCCTACTTCTGATCCCGTTCTCTGGGGCTCTCGGTTTACTGCTTTGGCCAACGACCCAAAGCAGTGAGCGGATTCGGATCGGCGCGATTGTGATTTTGGTGGTGCAATGCGTTGCCAGTTTTGCCCTGTTGCTTCCTTTCGACCCCACCGATGCAGCCCTGCAACTGGTCGAGCAGGCTCGCTGGGTGCATTCCATTGGCCTTGATTACGCCTTGGCAGTGGATGGTTTGTCGCTGCCACTGGTGCTGATGAATGCCGTGCTGTGTTTGGTGGCAGCAGTGGCGTCCCGATCCATCGACAACCGTCCGAGGATTTATTTCGCCCTCCTGCTGGTGATCAGTGGTGCGGTGAATGGAGCGTTTCTCTCTCAAAACCTGCTTCTCTTTTTCCTCTTCTATGAATTAGAGCTGATTCCGCTGTGGCTCTTAATTGCTGTTTGGGGAGGGGCGAATCGCTCCTATGCCGCAACAAAGTTTTTGATCGTTACGGCTGTGTCGGGAATGTTGATTCTTGGCGCGTTCCTGGGGCTTGCCTTCGTCACCGGAACGATGGATTTCAGCCTGAGGCCAATCCTGAGCGGTGAATTGGGATTGAAAGCTCAGTTCTTGCTGATGGGAGCTCTGCTGATTGGTTTCGGCATCAAAATTCCGCTGTTCCCGTTCCACACCTGGCTACCCGATGCCCACACGGAGGCATCAACACCAGTTTCCGTGCTTTTGGCTGGTGTTCTGTTGAAGTTGGGAACGTACGGTCTGCTGCGTTTTTGCTTGGGTTTATTCCCAGAGGCTTGGCAGTTGGCAGCCCCTTGGCTGGCTGCTTGGGCCGCCATTTCAGTGCTGTATGGCTCGCTGGCGGCCATTGCCCAAACAGATATGAAACGGATGGTGGCTTACAGCTCCGTTGGCCACATGGGATACGTCCTATTGGCAGCAGCAGCGGCGACTCCCCTGGGATTGATGGGGGCGCTGTTCCAGATGATTAGTCATGGCTTGATTTCAGGCGTGTTGTTTCTCTTGGTGGGTGTGGTTTACGCCCGGACGGGCACGAGGGATCTCAATGTTTTGCGGGGCCTCCTCAACCCCGAACGGGGCCTGCCGCTGACGGGATCCCTCATGATCATTGGCGTGATGGCGAGTGCGGGTATTCCTGGTATGGCTGGTTTTATCTCAGAATTCCTGATTTTCCGGGGCAGTTTGCAACCGTTCCCTGTTGCCACCCTGCTCTCGATGGTGGGATCTGGCTTAACCGCTGTTTATTTTCTGTTGTTGGTGAACCGCGCATTCTTTGGGCGTTTGGCCATTGCTCCAGGCGAAGTCGCCAATCCGCGCGTTCTGGATCGGGTTTCCCTGCGCGAGCAGGTGCCAGCGATTGCCTTGAGCCTTGGTGTTCTGGCCCTTGGTTTGGCTCCTGAGCTGCTCTCCAACCTCAGCGAGGCCGCCACAACCGGATTGAGTCAACTCAGCGGAGGATTGTCATGA